A single genomic interval of Desulfurobacteriaceae bacterium harbors:
- a CDS encoding OmpA family protein, which translates to MFKNRDLYGKSWQSFGLSKFFFFVFCLVLTFGPVKAAENVDSDGDGLSDYKEMFVYFTDPQNKDTDGDGLSDYDEIIKFKTNPNEKDSDGDGLSDYDEVKVYKTDPNCADPDSDGLTDREEVRMYGTFPFRKDTDGDGLTDFEEVTVYGTSPLKKDTDGDGLNDRREIYFSKTYPDNNDSDADGLSDFVEVSKMGTNPLNPDTDGDGLTDGEEVAFKTDPFSPDTDGDGLSDLQEIEHYRTSPLKKDTDGDGLSDYLEIALYETDPLRRDTDEDGVSDVEEIKKYKTDPLSALSKPKLTVAKEKKKTGKGEKLLAIVYFDYGSSSLSKKAKETLKDICKALKGGETLVIKGYADWKGSETFNLKLSKLRAKRVESYLKRVCKKAGKKGIRFKTEWFGYKRLIINKKGPMAPNRRVEVYVLK; encoded by the coding sequence ATGTTCAAGAACCGGGATTTATATGGAAAATCGTGGCAAAGCTTTGGCCTTTCTAAGTTTTTCTTTTTTGTTTTTTGTTTAGTTCTCACCTTTGGGCCGGTTAAAGCGGCAGAGAACGTAGATAGCGATGGGGACGGACTTTCTGATTACAAGGAGATGTTTGTCTACTTTACTGACCCGCAAAACAAAGATACTGACGGGGACGGACTTTCTGACTATGATGAGATTATAAAGTTTAAAACCAACCCGAACGAAAAAGACAGCGATGGAGATGGCCTCTCAGATTACGACGAGGTGAAAGTTTACAAGACAGACCCTAACTGTGCAGATCCCGATTCAGACGGCCTTACAGACAGGGAAGAAGTGAGAATGTACGGAACTTTTCCTTTCAGGAAAGACACTGATGGAGATGGCTTAACAGACTTTGAGGAGGTTACTGTATACGGGACTTCTCCTCTTAAAAAGGATACAGATGGAGACGGCCTTAACGACAGAAGGGAGATTTATTTTTCTAAAACTTACCCTGATAACAATGATTCAGATGCCGACGGGCTTTCTGACTTTGTTGAAGTTTCAAAAATGGGAACAAACCCTTTAAATCCAGATACAGACGGAGATGGCCTTACTGATGGAGAGGAAGTAGCCTTCAAGACAGACCCTTTCTCTCCGGATACAGATGGGGATGGCCTTTCAGACCTTCAAGAGATAGAGCACTACAGAACCTCTCCTTTAAAGAAGGATACAGACGGAGATGGTCTTAGTGATTATTTGGAGATAGCCCTCTATGAGACCGACCCTTTAAGGAGAGATACAGATGAGGATGGAGTTAGTGATGTAGAGGAAATTAAAAAGTACAAAACTGATCCTTTATCTGCCTTAAGTAAGCCTAAGCTAACTGTTGCCAAGGAAAAGAAGAAAACGGGAAAGGGAGAGAAACTTCTTGCAATTGTCTATTTTGACTATGGGAGCAGTTCTCTTTCTAAGAAGGCCAAAGAAACGCTCAAGGATATTTGCAAAGCTTTAAAAGGAGGAGAAACCTTAGTTATTAAAGGATATGCTGATTGGAAGGGTAGTGAAACTTTTAATTTGAAGCTATCAAAACTTCGGGCTAAGAGGGTTGAGAGTTATCTTAAAAGAGTCTGCAAAAAGGCCGGTAAAAAGGGAATTCGTTTTAAGACGGAATGGTTTGGCTACAAAAGGCTGATAATTAACAAGAAAGGACCTATGGCTCCGAATAGGAGGGTTGAGGTTTATGTTCTTAAGTAG